Below is a genomic region from Bacillus mycoides.
GAAAGAACAACTAGCATGATAGTAAATAAAATAAATAGCTTTTGTTTCATCCTGATGTAACCCCTTTAATTAATATTGATAATCATTATTGACTCCTGTATAGTAATGTTCTTTTTGTATTTATGTCAATAGAAAAAAACGGAAATTGTAAACGGGGAACATTTGTTGGGGCAGTCTCGCTTTTCTATTGTTAAATATGTTAAAATGGAATACATGATTTGAGAGGGAGAGATCGTATTTTGTTTGAATATGTTACAGGTTACGTGGAGTATGTAGGACCGGAATATGTCGTAATTGACCATAATGGAATTGGTTATCAAATTTTCACACCAAATCCGTATGTATTTCAAAGAAGTAAGCAAGAAATCCGTGTCTATACATATCATTATGTGAGAGAAGATATTATGGCACTTTACGGTTTTAAAACACGTGAAGAGCGTTTATTATTTACAAAATTGTTAGGTGTATCGGGGATTGGACCAAAAGGTGCTCTTGCAATTTTAGCTTCTGGTCAAACCGGACAGGTCGTTCAAGCGATTGAACATGAAGATGAGAAGTTCTTAGTGAAGTTCCCAGGCGTCGGAAAGAAAACAGCGCGCCAAATGATTTTAGATTTAAAAGGAAAACTAGCAGATGTTGTACCAGATGCGTTTGTTGATTTGTTCTCAGATACTGAAAGTTTTGATACGAAGAAAGGTTCATCAGTTGAACTTGATGAAGCACTGGAAGCACTGCGTGCACTTGGCTATGCAGAACGAGAAGTCTCTCGCGTTGTACCAGAGTTATTAAAAGAATCACTAACGACGGATCAATATATTAAAAAGGCACTTAGTCTTTTACTAAATGGTAAGAGGTGAGTATAATGGACGAACGTCTCCTTTCAGGGGAATCTGGATACGAAGATGCGGATTTAGAGTATTCATTACGGCCACAGACGCTCCGTCAGTACATTGGCCAAGATAAAGCGAAACATAATTTAGAAGTGTTTATTGAAGCGGCGAAAATGCGTGAAGAAACGTTAGATCACGTACTTTTATATGGCCCACCTGGACTTGGTAAAACGACGCTTGCGAATATTATTGCCAATGAAATGGGTGTTAACATTCGAACGACGTCAGGTCCCGCAATTGAAAGACCAGGAGATTTAGCAGCTGTATTAACAGCGCTTCAGCCAGGAGATGTATTATTTATTGATGAAATTCATCGTTTGCATAGATCTATTGAAGAAGTGCTATACCCAGCGATGGAAGACTTTTGCCTTGATATCGTTATTGGGAAAGGACCATCAGCTCGCTCTGTACGCCTAGATTTACCTCCATTTACGCTAGTTGGGGCAACGACGCGTGCAGGTGCATTATCAGCACCACTTCGTGACCGTTTCGGTGTACTTTCACGATTAGAGTACTATACAGTAGATCAGCTTTCTGCGATTGTAGAACGCACAGCAGAAGTGTTTGAAGTTGAAATAGATTCGTTAGCTGCATTAGAAATTGCAAGACGTGCCCGTGGTACACCTCGTATTGCGAATCGTCTATTACGACGTGTACGTGACTTCGCACAAGTTCGCAGTGACGGAACGATTGCGATGGAAATTACACAAATGGCGTTAGAACTATTACAAGTAGATAAATTAGGACTTGATCATATCGACCATAAATTACTGCTTGGTATTATTGAAAAGTTCCGCGGTGGTCCAGTTGGATTAGAAACTGTTTCAGCAACGATTGGGGAAGAATCTCATACGATTGAAGATGTGTATGAGCCGTATTTATTACAAATTGGCTTTTTACAAAGAACGCCAAGAGGCCGGATCGTAACACCGCTCGCATATGAGCATTTCGGAATGGAGATGCCCAAAGTATGACGGAGATGCCAAAGCTGCTTATTACAGCTGGTATTTTGCTCATTGTTGTTGGATTAGCTTGGAAGTTCATAGGAAGGCTTCCAGGCGATATTTTTGTGAAAAAAGGTAACGTTACCTTTTATTTTCCTATCATTACATGTATTGTGTTAAGTATTGCATTATCTTTCATTATGTATATAATAAATCGATTCAAATAAGAAATAGGTGGATACAGTTATGGATATTAATCTGTTTGATTTTCATTTACCAGAAGAACTCATTGCACAAATTCCGCTTGAAGAGCGTGAAACATCAAGATTGATGGTGTTAGACCGTGAAACAGGAGATATTGAGCATAAACATTTTACAGACATTCTTTCTTACTTACAAGAGGGGGATTGCTTAGTTTTAAATGAAACGAAAGTGATGCCAGCTCGCTTGCACGGTGTGAAAGAAGATACAGGTGCACACATTGAAGTGCTTCTTTTGAAACAAGAGGAAGGCGATAAGTGGGAAACGCTTATAAAGCCAGCGAAGCGTGTAAAAGAAGGAACTGTCATTTCTTTTGGTGAAGGAAAGTTAAAAGCAACTTGCATTGGAACAGCAGATCAAGGTGGGCGTCAACTTGAGTTTTCATATGACGGCATCTTTTATGAAATTTTAGACGAGCTTGGAGAAATGCCACTTCCTCCATATATTAAAGAGACGCTAGAAGATCGCGATCGTTATCAAACGGTATATGCGAAGGAAATCGGTTCAGCAGCAGCACCGACGGCTGGCCTTCACTTTACAGAAGAGTTACTTGAGAAATTGAAGCAAAAAGGCGTCGGGTTAGCATTCATTACACTCCATGTAGGACTTGGAACTTTTAGACCAGTTTCTGCAGATACTATTGAAGAGCATCATATGCACGCAGAGTATTACCATATGTCTGAAGAGACTGCGGCGTTATTAAACCGCGTGAAAGAGAATGGCGGCCGTATTATTACTGTAGGTACGACATCAACTCGTACGTTAGAAACGATTGCGACAGATAATAGTGGTAAGCTTTGCGCAGCTTCTGGCTGGACAGATATTTTTATGTACCCAGGATATGAATTTAAAGCAATTGATGGTTTAATTACAAACTTCCATTTGCCGAAATCAACATTAATTATGCTTGTAAGTGCATTTTCAAATAGAGATAATGTACTTCATGCTTATAATGAAGCAGTAAAAGAAAAATATCGTTTCTTTAGTTTCGGTGATGCGATGTTCGTTGCATCTCACGCTAAAATGAGAAACAAATAAAAGGAGTAAATTATGACAGCAATTCGTTATGAATTTATTAAAACTTGTAAACAAACGGGTGCGCGTTTAGGTCGAGTGCACACGCCACACGGCTCATTTGATACACCGACATTTATGCCAGTTGGTACACTTGCAACAGTTAAAACAATGTCACCAGAAGAATTAAAAGCAATGGATTCTGGCATTATTTTAAGCAATACGTATCATTTATGGCTACGTCCAGGCCACGAAATTATTCGTGAAGCAGGTGGCTTGCATAAGTTTATGAACTGGGATCGTGCAATCTTAACGGATTCAGGTGGATTCCAAGTATTTAGCTTAAGTGATTTCCGACGTATTGAAGAGGAAGGTGTTCATTTCCGCAATCACTTAAATGGCGATAAATTATTCTTATCTCCAGAAAAAGCGATGGAAATCCAAAATGCATTAGGTTCAGATATCATGATGGCATTTGATGAGTGTCCACCGTTCCCAGCGACTTTTGAATACATGAAAAAGTCGGTAGAGCGTACAAGCCGCTGGGCAGAGCGTTGCCTAAAGGCGCATGAACGTCCACAAGATCAAGGTTTATTCGGTATTGTACAGGGCGGGGAGTTTGAAGAACTTCGTCGTCAAAGTGCGAAAGATCTTGTTTCAATGGACTTCCCTGGCTATGCTATCGGCGGTCTATCTGTTGGTGAACCGAAGGATATTATGAATCGTGTTCTTGAGTTTACAACACCACTTCTTCCTGATGATAAACCACGTTACTTAATGGGTGTAGGTTCTCCTGACTCGTTAATTGATGGTGCGATTCGCGGTGTTGATATGTTTGACTGTGTACTTCCAACTCGTATCGCTCGAAATGGTACATGTATGACAAGTGAAGGCCGCTTAGTTGTGAAAAATGCGAAATTCGCTAGAGACTTCGGGCCGCTTGATCCGAACTGTGATTGCTACACATGTAAAAACTATTCTCGTGCGTACATTCGTCACTTAATGAAATGTGATGAAACGTTCGGAATTCGTTTAACGTCTTATCACAACCTTCATTTTCTGTTAAACTTAATGGAGCAGGTGAGACAAGCTATTCGTGAAGACCGTCTTGGCGATTTCCGCGAAGAGTTCTTTGAACAGTATGGCTTTAATAAACCGAATGCTAAAAACTTCTAATACATAATTTAAAAGGAGGAACACAAGATGAATGCAGGTATGATGAATATCGTTATGATTGTTGCGATGTTTGCGATTTTCTATTTCTTATTAATTCGCCCGCAACAAAAGCGTCAAAAAGCAGTTGCACAAATGCAAAATGAAATCAAAAAAGGTGATGCTATCGTAACAATCGGTGGTTTACACGCTACAATCGAATCAGTGGATGAAACAAAAATTGTTGTTAAATCTGGTGGTGCACACTTAACTTTCGATCGCAATGCGATTCGTGAAGTTGTGAAAAACTAATGATGAAGGCCCTGCATGAAATGTGCAGGGCCTTTTTTTAACTATTTTGTTTTGACATATTTACACCGAAAATACCTCCGAGTGTACTCGCACCCATCAATGCTAATTGGTAGAGTAACTGTGAGTTCGATAAAGTTTGAGAGAAGCCTAAATAGTTAACGAGAAAGACGAGAATAGCGAATGTAAGGCCTGTTGTGAAACCTACTAGCCATCCTTTTCCTTGTGCCTTTTTACCAGCAATAAATCCAGACATAAGCATAGATAGAAGGGCTATTATAAAAATAATAATTACTAATGTCCCTTCATTAATATTCGTAAATTTTAATAAAAGAGCCATGATCATACTTGTAATAGATGCGAGGATTAATAGGGTAATAATACCGAAGCCGATTGCGCTCGATAATTTTTTCGTTCCATCCATTATGCATTCCCCCTTTTTAATACAAGCATATTTTCATTTTGTTTAAGTTAGACTAGTTTCTTTTTTGTAGGGGAGCCTATAAGTAAAAAAAGGGGATGTAGAAATGGAATGGGTATCAATAATCGGACGAACAATGCTTTTGTATATAATCATTTTAATTATTTTTCGTCTTATGGGTAAACGTGAAATTGGAGAATTAAGTGTATTAGATTTAGTTGTATTCATTATGCTCGGTGAAATGGCTGTAGTGGCAATCGAAAATACAGATAAATCACTTTGGCATCAATTAGTTCCAATGACTTTTCTTATGTGTATACAAATCATTTTGTCGGTCATTTCTTTAAAGTTTCAGCGTTTTCGGCATTTAATAGAAGGGGAGCCTGCGATTCTTGTGAATGCAGGTAAAATTGATGAAAAAAAGATGCGGAAGCAGCGATATAACATAGATGATTTATTGATGCAACTACGTGAGCAAGGAATCGGAGATGTGCGTGATGTAGAATACGCTATTTTAGAACCATCTGGAAAGTTATCTGTCTTTCAAAAACAAAAAAGTAAAAAGAGCAAAAATGATACACCAATTTTTACACTCCCACTAATTATTGATGGAGAAATTCAATACAATCATTTGCAAATGATCGAACATACAGATGGGTGGCTCGTTGAGAAACTGAATAACTTAGGTTATAAAGATGTGAAACGAATTTTATATTGTAGTTTTCAAAATGGACAGTTTTTCGTTGATTTGAAAGAAAATTAGAGGCTTACCATTTTGAATGGCAAGCCTGCTTACTTCAAAAATGAAAGTTTCCGAATGATAGGGAGACGACTTAATTCTTCTTTTCGAATGAGTTTGAAAACGAAGAGGAGAACGATATAAACGATTGTTGTTAAAGTGATTTCCCATAATGTTTGTATGCCAAGTGAATGAGAAAAAACGATATACTTATGAAGATAAAAACCGAAGGTACCAGCAATCCCGATAGCAATTCCGCCGAAAATATAGTCTTTTGCATAAATGGTAAATGCAATTTTCTTTAAAACAGTGGCGTAGTGAAGGAATGTTACGGTTACTATATTTGCTGCGATGGCGAGGGCAACCCCCATCATTTGGAACTCTGGGCGTGAAGCGAGTACAAAGATAACGATTAATTTTACGATAGCGCCAATAAATGTGTTCATCATAGCAGCGCGTGCTAAGTTTAAAGCTTGCAACACAGATGTAAGGGGGCTTTGAAAATAATGAAATAAAAAGCAAGGTGCAAGAAGCTGGATGAAAGCGGCCGCGTTGTCTGATCCGTACATGAGAGTTAAAACTGGAGAAGCAAATACATATAATATAACGACTGACCATCCGCCGGTTATTAAGGAAATTCGAAGTGCTTGTTGTAATCGGTGTTCTACTAATTTGTGTTGTCTCTTTGCCATTGCCTCGCTAATTGATGGGACGAGTGCTGTAGAAAGAGCATATGTAATAAAGGCTGGCAGTGATAGAAGTGGGAACGCATATCCGTTTAATATACCGTATTGCTGAGTTGCGACAGAAGCAGCAACGCCGGCGATCGCTAAGCTTTGCATAACGACGATAGGTTCAAAGAAATAAGAAACGGAACCAATTAAACGGCTTCCTGTAGTTGGTAAAGCAATGTCCATAAGGGAATAAAATGTATTTTTGCTCTCCTTTACAGTAGTGAAAAATCCAGAGCGTATAGATAAATGTTTTTCGCGTTGGAATAAAGTAAGTAAAAATAATAAAGATGCAACTTCACCTAGAACAGCTGATAGCATGGCACCGGCTGCAGCATATTCTACGCCGTAAGGTAAAAATAACCGAATGCATACAGCGATAATTGTAATGCGGACAACTTGTTCTATGACTTGAGCGTAAGCGCTCGGCTTCATGTTTTGTTTCCCTTGGAAATAACCACGTAAAACGGAAGAAACTGCAATAACGGGGACGACAGGTAAAATAGCCATTAATGGATAGTAAGTTCTTTCATCTGTTAATAATGTTTTTGCTAAAATAGGTGTGAGTAGCATAATCCCAATTGTTAAAATGATACTAATAATGGATGTAACGGCTAGTGAGACAGTTAATATTTTTTTAACTCTTTGCTTATCGTTCACTGCTTCTGCTTCTGCTACAAATTTTGCGATTGCAACAGGAAGGCCAATTTGTGTTAATGTAATTGCTAAAATGAAGGTGGGGACAGCCATCATATAAAGGCCGACGCCTTCTTCGCCTAAAATACGTGCCATTACAATGCGGTTAATAAATCCAAGGATTTTTGTAATAAAACCGGCTATCATTAAAATAAATGCGCCTTTTAAAAAGCTTTGTCTCGTCATACTCTTCTCCTACCTTCTCAAAATCAATGGAATGATTTACAATAATTTATATGCACGTATGAGACAAGAATGACAAGCATTTAAGAGAGTGAAGTATGAATGGTACTCTTGAAAGAAGTTATTACTGTCCATTAGAGCGGGATTAAAAGCGACTTTTCGTGCTGAAATAAGAAGGAGATGTTATATATGTTGGATAAAGAGGCTTTGGTAGAATCATACCGCGGACAGTTACAAGTCGTTTTAGAAAGTAAAGTAGAAGAGTTTCAAATGTTCGGTTACGACCGAGTGACAGATAATGATATTTGGAAGTTTCTCAAGGCGAAAAAGTGGAAAAAGATAGATAGTGATGTTAGGTTATATGAATTAGTAAATGATGTATTAAGAGTAAGTACTAATGAATATATGAATTATTTAACTGTTGAAGCATATCAAGCACCACTTTGGTCGTTTGATGAATATGAAAATAAATAACCGACTGTAATTGGTTTGTTCTTCCTTTTGCAGTATAATGATAGGTATTGATAAAGAGGAATTAATTATGTCTAAGATTATATATAAAGGAGGTAGTGAAGAGGAAAAATAAATAATGAATAGTGTAGGTATTGTGAAAAGCTTACCGACACAGCTAGTGATGAACTAGCGGAAATACATGTATTTTATAGAAAGTAAGTCTACTAACTAGGCGTATGCACACGTGCGAAAATGAATCGTAAGAGATTTATTGAAAGTGTTAGTAGCAGAAAGAGGGTACATATGGCAAAGCGTGGTACAAGAATTGCCGCCTTTTTCCTCATCGTTTTATTAATTGGTGGAGTAATTGGTGCGGCAGGAAAAGACATAGCAAAAGGAATTAGTCTAGGACTAGACCTTCGCGGTGGTTTTGAAATTCTGTATGAAGTAAAACCAGCCAAAAAAGGTGAT
It encodes:
- the ruvA gene encoding Holliday junction DNA helicase RuvA gives rise to the protein MFEYVTGYVEYVGPEYVVIDHNGIGYQIFTPNPYVFQRSKQEIRVYTYHYVREDIMALYGFKTREERLLFTKLLGVSGIGPKGALAILASGQTGQVVQAIEHEDEKFLVKFPGVGKKTARQMILDLKGKLADVVPDAFVDLFSDTESFDTKKGSSVELDEALEALRALGYAEREVSRVVPELLKESLTTDQYIKKALSLLLNGKR
- the ruvB gene encoding Holliday junction branch migration DNA helicase RuvB yields the protein MDERLLSGESGYEDADLEYSLRPQTLRQYIGQDKAKHNLEVFIEAAKMREETLDHVLLYGPPGLGKTTLANIIANEMGVNIRTTSGPAIERPGDLAAVLTALQPGDVLFIDEIHRLHRSIEEVLYPAMEDFCLDIVIGKGPSARSVRLDLPPFTLVGATTRAGALSAPLRDRFGVLSRLEYYTVDQLSAIVERTAEVFEVEIDSLAALEIARRARGTPRIANRLLRRVRDFAQVRSDGTIAMEITQMALELLQVDKLGLDHIDHKLLLGIIEKFRGGPVGLETVSATIGEESHTIEDVYEPYLLQIGFLQRTPRGRIVTPLAYEHFGMEMPKV
- a CDS encoding DUF2905 domain-containing protein; translated protein: MTEMPKLLITAGILLIVVGLAWKFIGRLPGDIFVKKGNVTFYFPIITCIVLSIALSFIMYIINRFK
- the queA gene encoding tRNA preQ1(34) S-adenosylmethionine ribosyltransferase-isomerase QueA, with the translated sequence MDINLFDFHLPEELIAQIPLEERETSRLMVLDRETGDIEHKHFTDILSYLQEGDCLVLNETKVMPARLHGVKEDTGAHIEVLLLKQEEGDKWETLIKPAKRVKEGTVISFGEGKLKATCIGTADQGGRQLEFSYDGIFYEILDELGEMPLPPYIKETLEDRDRYQTVYAKEIGSAAAPTAGLHFTEELLEKLKQKGVGLAFITLHVGLGTFRPVSADTIEEHHMHAEYYHMSEETAALLNRVKENGGRIITVGTTSTRTLETIATDNSGKLCAASGWTDIFMYPGYEFKAIDGLITNFHLPKSTLIMLVSAFSNRDNVLHAYNEAVKEKYRFFSFGDAMFVASHAKMRNK
- the tgt gene encoding tRNA guanosine(34) transglycosylase Tgt; the protein is MTAIRYEFIKTCKQTGARLGRVHTPHGSFDTPTFMPVGTLATVKTMSPEELKAMDSGIILSNTYHLWLRPGHEIIREAGGLHKFMNWDRAILTDSGGFQVFSLSDFRRIEEEGVHFRNHLNGDKLFLSPEKAMEIQNALGSDIMMAFDECPPFPATFEYMKKSVERTSRWAERCLKAHERPQDQGLFGIVQGGEFEELRRQSAKDLVSMDFPGYAIGGLSVGEPKDIMNRVLEFTTPLLPDDKPRYLMGVGSPDSLIDGAIRGVDMFDCVLPTRIARNGTCMTSEGRLVVKNAKFARDFGPLDPNCDCYTCKNYSRAYIRHLMKCDETFGIRLTSYHNLHFLLNLMEQVRQAIREDRLGDFREEFFEQYGFNKPNAKNF
- the yajC gene encoding preprotein translocase subunit YajC, whose translation is MNAGMMNIVMIVAMFAIFYFLLIRPQQKRQKAVAQMQNEIKKGDAIVTIGGLHATIESVDETKIVVKSGGAHLTFDRNAIREVVKN
- a CDS encoding TIGR04086 family membrane protein; its protein translation is MDGTKKLSSAIGFGIITLLILASITSMIMALLLKFTNINEGTLVIIIFIIALLSMLMSGFIAGKKAQGKGWLVGFTTGLTFAILVFLVNYLGFSQTLSNSQLLYQLALMGASTLGGIFGVNMSKQNS
- a CDS encoding DUF421 domain-containing protein yields the protein MEWVSIIGRTMLLYIIILIIFRLMGKREIGELSVLDLVVFIMLGEMAVVAIENTDKSLWHQLVPMTFLMCIQIILSVISLKFQRFRHLIEGEPAILVNAGKIDEKKMRKQRYNIDDLLMQLREQGIGDVRDVEYAILEPSGKLSVFQKQKSKKSKNDTPIFTLPLIIDGEIQYNHLQMIEHTDGWLVEKLNNLGYKDVKRILYCSFQNGQFFVDLKEN
- the spoVB gene encoding stage V sporulation protein B is translated as MTRQSFLKGAFILMIAGFITKILGFINRIVMARILGEEGVGLYMMAVPTFILAITLTQIGLPVAIAKFVAEAEAVNDKQRVKKILTVSLAVTSIISIILTIGIMLLTPILAKTLLTDERTYYPLMAILPVVPVIAVSSVLRGYFQGKQNMKPSAYAQVIEQVVRITIIAVCIRLFLPYGVEYAAAGAMLSAVLGEVASLLFLLTLFQREKHLSIRSGFFTTVKESKNTFYSLMDIALPTTGSRLIGSVSYFFEPIVVMQSLAIAGVAASVATQQYGILNGYAFPLLSLPAFITYALSTALVPSISEAMAKRQHKLVEHRLQQALRISLITGGWSVVILYVFASPVLTLMYGSDNAAAFIQLLAPCFLFHYFQSPLTSVLQALNLARAAMMNTFIGAIVKLIVIFVLASRPEFQMMGVALAIAANIVTVTFLHYATVLKKIAFTIYAKDYIFGGIAIGIAGTFGFYLHKYIVFSHSLGIQTLWEITLTTIVYIVLLFVFKLIRKEELSRLPIIRKLSFLK
- a CDS encoding post-transcriptional regulator, whose protein sequence is MLDKEALVESYRGQLQVVLESKVEEFQMFGYDRVTDNDIWKFLKAKKWKKIDSDVRLYELVNDVLRVSTNEYMNYLTVEAYQAPLWSFDEYENK